The region ACGTTGTCGGTGAGGTCCTTCCACACCCCGGAGACGCCGCGGACCTGCGCGCGTCCGCCAAGCCGTCCCTCGGTGCCAACCTCGCGGGCCACGCGCGTGACCTCGTCCGCAAACGCCAACAGCTGGTCGACCATGGTGTTCACGGTGCTCTTGAGCTGCAGGATCTCGCCCATTGCGTCCACGGTGATCTTCTGGCTGAGATCGCCGTTGGCGACGGCGGTGGTCACCTGGGCGATGTTGCGGACCTGCGAGGTGAGGTTCGAGGCCATGAAGTTGACGTTGTCGGTGAGGTCCTTCCACACCCCGGAGACGCCAGGCACCTGAGCACGTCCGCCCAGTTGCCCTTCCGTGCCGACCTCGCGGGCGACGCGCGTGACCTCATCCGCAAACGCCCGAAGCTGGTCCACCATCGTGTTCACGGTGAGCTTCAGCTCCAGCAGCTCGCCGGTCGCCTCGACCGTCACCTGCTGGGTCAGGTCGCCGCGCGCCACCGCCGTCGTCACTACCGCGATGTCGCGCACCTGTGCCGTCAACCGCGCGGCCATGGTATTGACGGCCTCAGTGACGTAACGCCAGTCGCCCGACAGGCCCTGCACCTTGGCCCGTCCGCCGAGCCGCCCCTCGGTCCCGACCTCACGTGCGACCCGGGTCACCTCGCCCGTGAACAGGGACAGCTGGTCGACCATCCGGTTCACCACGCGCCCCAGGCGCCGCAGGTCACCGCGGAGTTGGCGGTTGCCGTCGCGCAGATCCACCCGCTGCGTCAGATCACCGGCCGCGACCGCGTCCAGCACCCGCGTCGCGTTCGCGACCGGAGCCACCAACGCCTCCAAGAGCTGGTTCGTCGCGTCCACGCTGGTCGCCCATGCCCCCTGCCCGGGGCTCGCTGCGATCCGCTCGTCCAGTCTGCCCTGCCGCACGACCTCGCGTCGCACCCGCTGGAGCTCCGCAGCCAGATGCGCGTTCCGCGCGCCGATCTGGTTGAGCACCCCCGCCATCTCGGCCAGGACGCCTTCATGCACACCCTCCACACGTATGGTGAAATCGCCGTCACACAACGAATTCATCGCCCCGAGCAACGGCCACAGCTCGGCGGTGCGCACCCACTGCCCGTCCGGGGCGGAGCCCGGCCGGTCGGCGGATTCCGGGGAGTGTGGGGCGGGGGAAGCGGGAGGCGGGGCCGAGTCAAGTGTCATGGCAGCCCACTCTCAGTAATCGGAACGCATGGGCGCTTTGTCGTAAAATACGCCATATAGCCGGAGTTTATCGTCACTGGAAACGTCATGGAGTCGCCCGTGGGGTCGTTGCCCTCTCATCCGCGTGAGTTCGTCTCGCGGACGACCCTGCCCGCCGACGGCTCTGCGGCCTCCGCGGCACGCACGTTCGTGCGCGCCGTGCTCGCGGAATGGACCGACCCGGCGATTCCCGCCTCACCGAAGATCACCGGCCGGCTCGTCGATGACGCCGTGCTGCTGGTCAGCGAGCTCGTCACCAACGCCGTCGTGCACGCCGGTACCACGATCGAGGTCGTCTGCCGCCTGGAGGCGGGGCACGGCCCGCCCGCCTCGTCCCCCCTCGACGTGGACGAGCCTGTCGGGGTCGTCATCGAGGTGGCGGACCGCCACCCCTCCCGCGAGGTGCGCGGCGGGAAGGACGCATGGCGCGAGCGGTACGGCCGTGGACTCCAGGTCGTCGGCGCACGGGCCGAATCGTGGGGCGTGACGTACCGGCGCGCCCAGAAGACCGTGTGGTTCCGGCTGGAGACCACGGCCGAGGAGCCCGAGACGGCCGGCGGCCCCTTCGACGGGGCATCCCACCGCGGGCCGTACGTCGAAGAGATCCTCGCGACCGCCCCGCCGCACGACCGCCGCGACGGCACCGCCGAGTGGGTCGACCGCGGAGGGCCGTCATTCCTCGCCGAGGTCAGCGAGCTCCTCGCCGGCCAGCTCGACCAGGACATGGTCGCCGCTCTGGCCGGGCAGCTGCTGGTGCCCAGGCTCGCCGACTGGTGCGGCGTGTGGCTGTCCACTGAGAACGGCGGGATGCGGCTCTCCTGCGTCTGGCACGCGGACGAACGGCGCATCGAGGCGCTACGCCTCGTGCTGGAGAAGGACCCGCCGCCCGCCAGGCTCGGCACGACCGGTATCCCCTGGCCCTGGCCAAAGGGCCCGGACACGGGCGGCGCGGGCGGCTCCGCGATCGCCTTCCCCCTGGTCACGGGTAACCGCTGCCACGGCGTGCTGCTGCTCGGCCGGGCGGGACTGCTGCAGATGACCGACGGTGTCGTGCGGCTCGCGGAGGACGTGGCGCGGCGTGTCGCCCAGGCGGTGGTCACGGCCCGCCGGTACACCCGGCAGACCAACATCAGCCGGGCGCTCCAGCGCAGGCAGCTGCCCGCCTCCCTCGCCAGCATCCCGGGCGTCGACACGGCGATCGTCTACGAGCCGCACGGCCAGGGCCAGAGCGTCGGCGGCGACTTCTACGACCTGTTCCCGATGGGAGACGGCCGCTGGGGCTTCCTGCTCGGCGACGTGTGCGGCCACGACCCGGAGGCGATGTCCGTCACCGGACTGGCCCGGCACCTGGTGCGGCTGCTGGCACGCGAGGGCCACGGCGTCGCATCGGTGCTCGGCAGGCTGAACGCCGCGATGGCGGAGGAGAGCGCTGAGGCCGTGGCGCTCAGCGGCGAGCAGGCCCGGCCCCGCTTCCTGAGCCTGCTCTACGGGGAGCTGGAGCCCGACCCGGTCGCGGGCGGCGCGCACTGTACGCTCGCCAGCGCCGGGCACCCCCTGCCGCTGCGGCTGTCCGTCGACGGCTCGGTGGCGCCCGTAGCGGACCCGCAGATGCTGCTCGGAGTCGGCGAGGACATCCGGTTCCACGCCAGCTCCTTCGACCTCGTGCCGGGCGAGACGCTGCTCTGCGTGACCGACGGCGTGACCGAACGCCGCAACGGGAACCGGCAGTTGGACGATGACGACGGCCTGTCCGAGCTGCTGCGGGGCTGCGTGGGGCTGGGCGCCAAGGCCGTCGCGGAACGCGTACGACAGGTGGCGCACGACTTCGACACTGGGCCGGTCGACGACGACCTCGCGGTGCTGGTGCTCGAGGCGCTCCCGATGCCCGCACCGATGCCGGGGGCCGCTCGGGTGCGGCGCCGGGGATGAGGCCGACACCGGACCGCTGCCGGACACGCGGCCAAGGCCGGACGCCGACCCTGTCCCGCTCGGACAGATGGGGGTTCCCCGAGGAGTGCACACCGTTTCACGTTCGGCGACTTCGACGCGAAGATCAACGGACGGACGCCGCCTCGCTTGCCTCGCATGCCCAGCAGCTGGTTGACGACGTCGCCGCGCCGAAGAGGACTTCTGCCACCAGGACTTCGACCCGAACGACCTCCCGCTGCGCACCCACGAGATCCTCGAAAACACCCTGCACCAGGAACTCACCGGCGCCGCCGACTACGGCAGCGGAACCTAGCTGGCCACCACCGAGGCCAACATCAACGACACCAAGAAACTCCTCGGCCTGCTGGGCCCGTTGATGCACGCTCCCCCGGCGGCGGCTACTTCTTCGCCCTGCCGGGCGTGAAGGACCGCTCCGACTGGCTGGGTCCCCGTTTGCTGAACAGCTGAACAAACGTTCACGACAGGGCCTGCTCTGCCCAGATGGTCTTGCCGGAGGGCGTGTAGCGTGTTCCCCACTGCTCGGTGATCTGGGCGACGATGAAAAGGCCGCGGCCGCCCTCGTCATCGTTGGCGGCGTGGCGGAGGTGGGGTGAGGTGTGCCCGGTGTCGGAGACCTCGCAGATGAGGCTCTGGTCGCGGATGAGCCGGACATGGATCCGTCCGGCTGCGTGACGGATGGCATTGGTGACCAGCTCGCTGACGATCAGTTCGGTGGTGAACGACAGGTCTTCGAGTCCCCACTCGACCAGTTGGCCCGTGGTCGCCGTACGGGCGTCGCGGACCGTTGCCGGGTCGGCGTCCAGCTCCCACACCGCCGTCCGGTGCTCATCGAGCATCTGCGTGCGTACGAGGAGCAGGGCGGCGTCATCGCCCACGGGCCCGGGCAGCAACGTCGCCACCGCACGGTCGCAGAGCTCCTCCAGGGGAAGCCGGTGCTGGGCGAGAATGCCGGCGAGCAGGCCGAGCCCCACGTCGGTGCCGTTGTCGGGGGCTTGGACAAGGCCGTCGGTGAAGAGGGCGATGAGGCTGCCCGCGGGTAGCTGGAGTTCTGCGCTCTGGAAGGGCGGGCCACCCAGCCCCAGGGGTGGGCCCGGCGGGAGTTCCGGATAGGTGACGGCGCCGTTGTCCGGGCTCACGACGGCGGGTGGCAAGTGGCCCGCACGCGCCATGCTGCACAGCCCGGACACCGGGTTGTACACCACGTACAGGCAGGTCACCCCGAGGGCCTCGGCGCCCTCGGAGCCGGTGCTGTCCCCGCCGTGCACACTCGCTTGTTCCTTGGCGTTCTGCCCGACCACGTCGTCCAGGTGCGCGAGGAGCTCGTCCGGAGGAAAGTCCAGCCGGGCGAGGACGCGGACGCTCGTACGGAGACGTCCCATGGTGACGGCAGCGTGCAATCCGTGGCCGAGCACCTCGCCGACGACCAGGCCGACACGGGAACCCGACAACGGAATGAGATCGAACCAGTCACCGCCGACCCCGGACCGGCTGTCGGCGGGCACATAGCGGCTCGTCGGCTCGACAGCCGTCTGCGGCGGCAGGCTACGGGGCAGCAGGCTTCGTTGGAGCCTGAGGGAAGCGGCGTAACCACGCGTACTGACCCCCATCAGCACGACGCCGAGCAGCAGGGCTCCGAGCCCCACGACGGTCACTCCGCCCGTCCGTCCGATGAAGGGCAGGTCGATGGAGGTGGCGCCGTAGTCGGGGTCGGCATAGACGACGAAGGCCGCGTAGTAGAAGAAGTAGAACATCAACAGCCCGCCCAGACCCGGCAGCAGGCCCTTGAACAGGAAGTCCCGGGAACTGCGGGTGAGCACCTTGCGGTAGTACCAGACGCAGGCGAAACCGGTGAGGCCGTAGTAGAACGCGATCGCGAGGCCGACCGATTCGATGGAGTCGGCCAGGACGTTGCGGCTGATCGTCGTCAGCAGGATGAGGAAGCCGATGGAGACCAGGCCCACGCCGACCGTCGACCAGGTCGGGGTGAGGAATCTGCGGTGGACCCGGGCGAGGCGGGAGGGGATGGCCTTGTGCGCGGCCATGGAGAAGACGGTCCGGGCCAGGGGCAGGATCGTGGTCTGGGTGGAGGCGACCGCGGAGGTCAGCACCATGAAGATCAGCAGCTTGCTGAAGACCCAGCCCGGGCCCTGGCTGCCGAAGACGGCGTTGCCCAGGCCCGAGAGCACATCCCCGGAGTTGTTCGTGTTGCCCAGCCCGATGCCCTCGGTGCCGACTCCGGCGAACGCTTGCGCCGAGGTGGAGACCAGGCCGTAGACGATCAGCAGTAGCACGGTGGAGATGACCGCCGCACGTCCGGGGGTGCGCGTACTGTCGGCGGTCTCCTCGTTGACGGTCACAGCGGTGTCCCAGCCCCAGTAGATGAAGACGGCGGCGAGGACGCCTGCGGTCAGTGCTCTGGCC is a window of Streptomyces mirabilis DNA encoding:
- a CDS encoding SpoIIE family protein phosphatase translates to MESPVGSLPSHPREFVSRTTLPADGSAASAARTFVRAVLAEWTDPAIPASPKITGRLVDDAVLLVSELVTNAVVHAGTTIEVVCRLEAGHGPPASSPLDVDEPVGVVIEVADRHPSREVRGGKDAWRERYGRGLQVVGARAESWGVTYRRAQKTVWFRLETTAEEPETAGGPFDGASHRGPYVEEILATAPPHDRRDGTAEWVDRGGPSFLAEVSELLAGQLDQDMVAALAGQLLVPRLADWCGVWLSTENGGMRLSCVWHADERRIEALRLVLEKDPPPARLGTTGIPWPWPKGPDTGGAGGSAIAFPLVTGNRCHGVLLLGRAGLLQMTDGVVRLAEDVARRVAQAVVTARRYTRQTNISRALQRRQLPASLASIPGVDTAIVYEPHGQGQSVGGDFYDLFPMGDGRWGFLLGDVCGHDPEAMSVTGLARHLVRLLAREGHGVASVLGRLNAAMAEESAEAVALSGEQARPRFLSLLYGELEPDPVAGGAHCTLASAGHPLPLRLSVDGSVAPVADPQMLLGVGEDIRFHASSFDLVPGETLLCVTDGVTERRNGNRQLDDDDGLSELLRGCVGLGAKAVAERVRQVAHDFDTGPVDDDLAVLVLEALPMPAPMPGAARVRRRG
- a CDS encoding SpoIIE family protein phosphatase — encoded protein: MKLFGGPAESAAPLAPGSAAGKKGLKTDALGLFSSVVIGLASAAPAYSLAATLGLIVAGVGLQAPIITMLAFIPMLLIAYAYKELNTSDADCGTAFTWATRAFGPRTGWMGGWGIIVADVIVMANLAEIAGIYGFRLLGFDSLADSRMWTTVAGVIWIIVTTAVCYVGIEVSATVQRWLLCTEVAMLVLFAVTALVRVYVSPPPTAIHVSASWFNPLHVDSARALTAGVLAAVFIYWGWDTAVTVNEETADSTRTPGRAAVISTVLLLIVYGLVSTSAQAFAGVGTEGIGLGNTNNSGDVLSGLGNAVFGSQGPGWVFSKLLIFMVLTSAVASTQTTILPLARTVFSMAAHKAIPSRLARVHRRFLTPTWSTVGVGLVSIGFLILLTTISRNVLADSIESVGLAIAFYYGLTGFACVWYYRKVLTRSSRDFLFKGLLPGLGGLLMFYFFYYAAFVVYADPDYGATSIDLPFIGRTGGVTVVGLGALLLGVVLMGVSTRGYAASLRLQRSLLPRSLPPQTAVEPTSRYVPADSRSGVGGDWFDLIPLSGSRVGLVVGEVLGHGLHAAVTMGRLRTSVRVLARLDFPPDELLAHLDDVVGQNAKEQASVHGGDSTGSEGAEALGVTCLYVVYNPVSGLCSMARAGHLPPAVVSPDNGAVTYPELPPGPPLGLGGPPFQSAELQLPAGSLIALFTDGLVQAPDNGTDVGLGLLAGILAQHRLPLEELCDRAVATLLPGPVGDDAALLLVRTQMLDEHRTAVWELDADPATVRDARTATTGQLVEWGLEDLSFTTELIVSELVTNAIRHAAGRIHVRLIRDQSLICEVSDTGHTSPHLRHAANDDEGGRGLFIVAQITEQWGTRYTPSGKTIWAEQALS